Proteins encoded by one window of Planktothrix serta PCC 8927:
- a CDS encoding FHA domain-containing protein, which produces MITLTLLHPLQSIPVRSWVFKRDNVIRIGRSLKNDVVLYSAVVSRHHVEIRRQGEDWVVVNLGTNGTYVNGQAVQAVPLMDGQVIHLAISGPKILLNIQSDPTELILTGGIDVHHSSFPEEHQVEPSYSVEVVPSPGSSPEPFSPTHPEETTEVDLHKRLMFPTNHPV; this is translated from the coding sequence GTGATTACACTAACATTATTACATCCTCTCCAATCGATTCCTGTCCGCAGTTGGGTCTTTAAAAGGGACAATGTGATTCGGATTGGGCGATCGCTCAAGAATGATGTTGTTCTCTATAGTGCGGTCGTTTCTCGGCATCATGTCGAGATTCGTCGCCAAGGTGAAGATTGGGTTGTCGTCAATCTAGGAACAAATGGAACTTATGTCAATGGACAAGCAGTTCAAGCTGTTCCTTTAATGGATGGACAAGTAATTCACTTAGCCATCTCTGGCCCCAAAATTCTCTTGAATATCCAATCTGATCCGACAGAATTGATTTTAACCGGAGGAATAGACGTGCATCACTCCTCCTTTCCAGAGGAACATCAGGTAGAACCCTCGTATTCCGTAGAAGTTGTGCCTTCACCGGGATCTTCTCCTGAACCCTTCTCTCCGACTCACCCAGAAGAAACAACGGAGGTCGATCTTCATAAAAGACTTATGTTTCCTACCAATCATCCGGTCTAA
- a CDS encoding GMC family oxidoreductase, with protein sequence MSENNLIPLSEFPLKVEIAVIGSGPGGAITACLLAEAGRDVLLIEEGADLPLESCEPFSVAEMVQKYRNGGLTAAFGQPKIQYVEGRCVGGGSEINSGLYHRTPPDILAQWSQEFEVDALTESDLIPHFEACEQAVNVCYLPGKAPTASLKLHEGAISLGWQSLEVPRWFRYQELDETAVPKGTRQSMTKTFIPRALKAGCKLLANTRIKTLHQTDQIWSLTGSCKRNNHLQEPIKIQAETVFICCGAIQTPALLRRSGIKNNIGNSLKMHPTVKIIAQFDQEINSLDMGVPVHQVKEFAPRFSFGCSISSPPYLSVGITDYPEYTEEVQKNWQNMGIYYAMITGEGYGTVRNIPFYNDPLVRYKLTSQDLKDLSEALQKLALLLFEVDAKILYPSISNSSPLTHPQDLTKIPAHLPVKQTNLMTVHVFSSCPMGENLQKCAVDSFGKVHGFNNLYIADGSLLCTAPGVNPQGSIMAIARRNVLQFLGKL encoded by the coding sequence ATGTCTGAAAATAACCTAATTCCCCTATCTGAATTTCCTTTGAAAGTTGAAATTGCCGTGATTGGTTCTGGCCCTGGAGGAGCGATTACTGCTTGTTTATTGGCTGAAGCCGGACGGGATGTTTTATTAATCGAAGAAGGTGCTGATTTACCCTTAGAATCCTGTGAGCCTTTTTCCGTTGCAGAAATGGTACAAAAATATCGGAATGGCGGTTTAACAGCAGCCTTTGGTCAACCCAAAATTCAATATGTTGAAGGTCGATGTGTAGGAGGAGGAAGTGAAATTAATAGCGGACTCTATCATCGGACACCGCCTGATATTTTAGCACAATGGAGTCAAGAATTTGAAGTTGATGCGTTAACAGAATCCGATTTAATTCCTCATTTTGAAGCCTGTGAACAAGCGGTTAATGTTTGTTATTTACCAGGAAAAGCTCCAACTGCGTCTTTAAAATTACACGAAGGCGCAATAAGTTTAGGATGGCAATCTTTAGAAGTTCCTCGATGGTTTCGTTATCAAGAATTAGATGAAACCGCAGTTCCCAAAGGGACTCGACAATCGATGACTAAAACCTTTATTCCCAGAGCTTTAAAAGCCGGATGTAAACTATTAGCAAATACTCGAATTAAAACGCTTCATCAAACAGATCAAATTTGGAGTTTAACAGGTTCTTGTAAAAGAAATAATCATCTTCAAGAACCAATAAAAATACAAGCAGAAACCGTATTTATTTGTTGTGGTGCAATTCAAACTCCAGCATTATTAAGACGGAGTGGAATTAAAAATAATATTGGTAATTCTTTAAAAATGCACCCAACGGTTAAAATTATAGCTCAATTTGATCAAGAAATTAACAGCTTAGATATGGGGGTTCCTGTTCATCAAGTTAAAGAATTTGCCCCTCGATTTAGTTTCGGTTGTTCGATTAGTTCTCCTCCCTATTTATCCGTTGGGATAACTGATTATCCTGAATATACTGAAGAAGTACAAAAAAATTGGCAAAATATGGGAATTTATTATGCTATGATTACGGGAGAAGGCTATGGTACTGTGAGAAATATTCCTTTTTATAATGATCCTTTAGTTCGGTATAAATTAACTTCTCAAGACTTAAAAGATTTATCAGAAGCCTTACAAAAATTAGCTCTATTATTGTTTGAAGTGGATGCTAAAATCCTCTATCCTAGTATTTCTAATAGCTCTCCCTTAACCCATCCTCAAGATTTAACTAAAATTCCCGCACATCTACCTGTAAAGCAAACCAATTTAATGACAGTTCATGTTTTTTCCTCCTGTCCAATGGGAGAAAATTTACAAAAATGTGCCGTTGATTCCTTTGGTAAAGTTCATGGATTTAATAATTTATATATTGCGGATGGGAGTTTACTTTGTACTGCACCTGGGGTCAATCCTCAAGGTTCAATTATGGCGATCGCTCGTCGAAATGTGTTACAATTTTTGGGGAAACTTTAG
- a CDS encoding putative 2-dehydropantoate 2-reductase, which yields MATRSYAIIGTGAVGGFYGARLQKAGIEVHFLVNHDYEIVKKQGLRIDSPEGNFTLPQVYAYNDVDQMPACDVVIVALKTTHNHLLPELLPSIVKPDGVVLLLQNGLNIEPKIAEIVGQNRVMGGLCFICSNKVGYGHIQHIDYSAINLGEYQDQYQPGGISDRMREISSDFQQAQIPVELSEDLMFSRWKKLVWNIPYNGLSVILDARTDEIMANPETRLLAEELMREVVTIASSYNRHLPEDHIKIMLDHTDKMKPYLTSMKLDYNAHRPLELEAIVGNPLQAAITQGVNVPKISMLYQQLKFLDARRTGNREQ from the coding sequence ATGGCAACTCGTAGCTATGCAATTATTGGTACTGGTGCTGTAGGCGGTTTCTATGGTGCCCGACTTCAAAAAGCAGGTATAGAGGTTCATTTTTTAGTGAATCATGATTATGAAATTGTGAAAAAACAGGGCTTAAGAATTGACTCCCCAGAAGGAAATTTTACCCTTCCCCAAGTCTATGCCTACAATGATGTTGATCAAATGCCTGCTTGTGATGTTGTTATCGTGGCTTTAAAAACCACTCACAATCATTTATTACCGGAATTATTACCCTCAATTGTCAAACCGGATGGAGTCGTTTTACTCTTACAAAATGGGCTGAATATTGAACCTAAAATTGCTGAAATTGTCGGTCAAAACCGAGTCATGGGGGGATTATGTTTTATTTGTTCTAATAAAGTGGGTTATGGGCATATTCAGCATATTGATTATAGTGCCATTAATTTAGGAGAATATCAAGATCAATATCAACCTGGGGGAATTTCTGACCGAATGCGTGAGATTTCCTCGGATTTTCAACAGGCTCAAATTCCGGTGGAACTGAGTGAAGATTTAATGTTTTCCCGATGGAAAAAATTAGTCTGGAATATTCCCTATAATGGACTTTCAGTAATTTTAGATGCGAGAACCGATGAAATCATGGCAAACCCAGAAACTCGTCTTTTAGCTGAAGAATTAATGCGAGAAGTGGTAACTATTGCCTCTAGTTATAATCGCCATCTTCCTGAAGATCATATTAAAATAATGCTCGATCATACTGATAAAATGAAACCTTATTTAACCAGTATGAAATTAGATTATAATGCCCATCGTCCTTTAGAATTAGAAGCAATTGTAGGAAATCCTTTGCAAGCAGCAATTACCCAGGGAGTTAATGTTCCTAAAATTTCTATGCTCTATCAACAGTTAAAATTTTTAGATGCCCGAAGAACAGGGAACAGGGAACAGTAA
- the thiO gene encoding glycine oxidase ThiO, producing MKQHSEIILIGGGLIGLSLAVELKLRGATVTVLSRDVQEAAGLVGAGMLAPQAEQLPPSPMLELCLRSRALYNDWTRKLEELTELDTGYWPCGILAPVYERPPCTSLPQTPETPSYWLERDAILQQQPGLGDDVVGGWWFPQDAQVDNRRELVKILQIAAQELGVKIIEGITVEKLVTSPHQTVTEINTNQGNFRASHYILTTGAWSGQLLSIPVYPRKGQMLSVRVPDEIKPLPLKQVLFGSNTYIVPRRDGLIIIGATSEQVGLTSGLTPHGIDTLLSGAMRLYPVLQEFPIQEFWWGFRPETPDLFPILGPSSWQNLTLAVGHYRNGILLAPITAQLIANWVLDAQYDPLLNHFRGDRFQPTAVAEIR from the coding sequence ATGAAACAACACAGTGAAATCATTCTCATCGGAGGCGGATTAATCGGATTATCTCTCGCCGTTGAGTTAAAATTACGGGGGGCAACGGTGACGGTTCTGAGTCGGGACGTCCAAGAAGCCGCTGGTTTAGTGGGGGCGGGAATGTTAGCACCCCAAGCCGAACAGCTTCCTCCTAGCCCCATGTTAGAGTTATGTTTACGCAGTCGCGCCCTCTACAACGACTGGACGCGCAAACTAGAGGAACTCACCGAGTTAGATACGGGATATTGGCCCTGTGGCATTTTGGCCCCGGTTTATGAACGTCCGCCCTGTACGAGCTTACCGCAAACGCCGGAAACTCCCAGTTATTGGTTAGAACGAGATGCTATTTTACAGCAACAACCGGGTTTAGGGGATGATGTTGTCGGGGGTTGGTGGTTTCCCCAGGATGCTCAAGTGGATAACCGTCGGGAGTTAGTCAAAATCTTGCAAATAGCAGCCCAAGAATTAGGTGTTAAAATTATAGAGGGAATCACCGTCGAAAAATTGGTAACTTCCCCCCATCAAACCGTAACGGAAATTAATACAAATCAAGGAAATTTTAGAGCCTCTCATTATATTTTAACAACGGGTGCTTGGTCGGGGCAGTTATTATCAATTCCGGTTTATCCCAGAAAGGGACAAATGTTATCGGTAAGGGTTCCCGATGAGATTAAACCCTTACCTTTGAAGCAAGTTTTATTTGGTTCAAATACTTATATTGTACCGCGTCGAGATGGTTTAATTATCATTGGAGCGACATCAGAACAAGTGGGTCTGACATCCGGTTTAACACCTCATGGGATTGATACTTTACTCTCAGGAGCCATGCGATTATATCCGGTTTTACAAGAGTTTCCCATTCAAGAATTTTGGTGGGGATTTCGACCGGAAACCCCGGATTTATTTCCTATATTAGGGCCGAGTTCATGGCAAAACTTAACCTTAGCCGTAGGTCATTATCGCAATGGGATTTTATTGGCTCCAATTACGGCTCAATTAATCGCAAATTGGGTATTAGACGCACAATATGATCCTCTATTAAATCATTTTAGAGGCGATCGCTTTCAACCTACAGCAGTCGCGGAAATCCGGTAA
- a CDS encoding hemopexin repeat-containing protein, producing MTYIYSRIVRFQDTDAAGVVYFSNILAMCHEAYEASLTTAEINLKKFFVNSDFAIPIVHATIDFKFPIFCGDQLIIESTPEFLNDNSFKIKYKILLDSSYQLIAQASTKHICIDPKTRQRQNLPPEIINWLEWGKAAFLMADLDTVLIWKDGNAYFFKDNQYISYNLEHHCIESGYPQKIEQGIGASFPVSFYQGIDAGLLWNNGKAFFFKEDEYISFDLYQNQVEPGYPQKLKSGNWLGWPHHFYQGIDAAVLWNNGKAYFFKGDEYIQYDIYKEITDRGYPKKIKEELGKEWPSSFTKGIDAAITINYRKAFLFKKDEYIVYDINKKSIDPGYPKKINENWSIFSSKLH from the coding sequence ATGACATATATCTACAGTCGAATCGTTCGTTTTCAAGATACGGATGCTGCGGGTGTGGTTTATTTTTCAAATATTTTGGCGATGTGTCATGAAGCTTATGAAGCTTCTCTAACAACGGCTGAAATTAATCTGAAAAAATTTTTTGTGAATTCTGATTTTGCCATTCCCATTGTTCATGCGACTATTGATTTCAAATTTCCTATATTTTGTGGAGATCAACTGATCATTGAGTCAACTCCTGAATTCTTAAATGATAATTCTTTCAAAATTAAATATAAAATCCTATTAGATAGCTCTTATCAATTGATTGCTCAAGCTTCAACTAAACATATTTGTATTGATCCTAAAACTCGTCAACGTCAAAATTTACCCCCAGAAATTATTAACTGGTTAGAATGGGGAAAAGCAGCTTTTTTGATGGCGGATTTAGATACTGTTTTAATTTGGAAAGATGGAAATGCTTATTTTTTCAAAGATAATCAATATATTAGTTATAATTTAGAACATCATTGTATTGAATCCGGGTATCCTCAAAAAATTGAACAGGGAATCGGAGCTAGTTTTCCAGTTTCCTTTTATCAAGGAATTGATGCAGGTTTACTTTGGAATAATGGCAAAGCATTTTTCTTTAAAGAAGATGAATATATTAGCTTTGATTTATATCAAAATCAAGTGGAACCGGGTTATCCTCAAAAATTAAAGAGTGGTAATTGGTTAGGATGGCCTCATCATTTTTACCAAGGTATTGATGCGGCAGTTTTATGGAATAATGGAAAAGCCTATTTTTTCAAAGGAGATGAATATATTCAATATGATATTTATAAAGAAATAACAGATCGAGGTTATCCTAAGAAAATCAAAGAGGAACTGGGAAAAGAATGGCCATCAAGTTTTACAAAAGGAATTGATGCGGCGATCACAATCAATTATCGGAAAGCCTTTTTATTTAAGAAAGATGAATATATTGTTTATGATATTAATAAGAAATCAATAGATCCGGGTTATCCTAAAAAAATTAATGAAAATTGGTCAATTTTTTCTAGCAAACTGCATTAA
- a CDS encoding FHA domain-containing protein: MVVCPNCNYQNPEGATQCEACYTPLPSMTSCPHCGATIQTDASFCGQCGSNLQPASAETNPDGIEAMIPTQVSAPSEPLAEATPQPVASSGLNLEKSPLAEVPPPAMETTPPVVPVVPVVPVATVGEAQPNISPGSQNSATQLQQQTARLLHVQTNASLELPQNVSVIHLGKPNDLVPPDIDVSGFPNSEIVSRTHADIRIEGDAYYIEDVGSSNGTYINNISLTKGNRHRLRPGDRISLGKGDLVSFIFQLS, encoded by the coding sequence ATGGTTGTTTGTCCCAATTGTAATTATCAAAATCCAGAAGGTGCGACGCAATGTGAAGCTTGTTATACGCCGTTGCCTTCTATGACCAGTTGTCCCCATTGTGGTGCAACAATACAAACGGATGCGTCGTTCTGTGGTCAATGTGGATCTAATTTACAGCCGGCATCGGCCGAAACGAATCCCGACGGAATAGAAGCGATGATTCCGACTCAAGTTTCGGCTCCGAGTGAACCTTTAGCGGAAGCAACGCCTCAACCTGTGGCGAGTTCAGGGTTGAATTTAGAAAAATCACCTCTGGCAGAGGTTCCACCTCCGGCTATGGAAACGACTCCTCCAGTTGTTCCAGTGGTTCCAGTGGTTCCAGTGGCTACGGTAGGGGAAGCACAACCCAATATTTCCCCAGGTTCCCAAAATTCTGCCACTCAGTTACAGCAACAGACGGCGCGGCTGCTTCATGTCCAAACTAATGCCTCTCTGGAATTACCCCAAAATGTCTCGGTGATTCATTTGGGTAAACCGAATGATTTAGTCCCGCCTGATATAGATGTTTCGGGATTTCCCAATTCGGAAATTGTGTCTCGCACCCATGCTGATATTCGGATTGAGGGGGATGCGTACTATATTGAAGATGTGGGTAGTTCTAATGGCACTTATATTAATAATATCTCCCTGACTAAAGGCAATCGTCATCGGCTCAGACCGGGCGATCGCATTTCTTTAGGGAAAGGGGATTTAGTTTCATTTATCTTTCAACTGTCCTAG